One stretch of Natronolimnobius baerhuensis DNA includes these proteins:
- a CDS encoding cupin domain-containing protein: MAYDTAAKTDPESVVPAEAGGMWFLKDELEAEELGFTVLELEAGTEGMEHDEAESGQEEIYYVVEGTIDVELADANETVTLEAEEAIRLDPDETRQLVNSGDERATLVLVGGPL, encoded by the coding sequence ATGGCCTACGACACTGCTGCAAAGACCGATCCGGAGTCAGTCGTCCCTGCCGAAGCCGGTGGCATGTGGTTTCTGAAAGACGAACTCGAGGCCGAGGAACTCGGCTTCACCGTGCTCGAACTCGAGGCCGGTACGGAGGGGATGGAACACGACGAAGCCGAGAGCGGCCAGGAGGAGATTTACTACGTCGTCGAGGGGACAATCGACGTCGAACTGGCTGATGCAAACGAGACAGTAACGCTCGAGGCCGAAGAAGCGATTCGACTGGATCCTGATGAGACGCGCCAACTCGTCAACTCGGGCGATGAGCGTGCGACGCTCGTTCTCGTTGGTGGCCCGCTGTAG
- a CDS encoding DUF7521 family protein: MTSPAVDEPTIMIALTVVKTLVLIVGGVITYFAYKAYRRTRQRPLGYLAGGFGLVTLGFVLAGLSTELIGVSLEGGIILESLLVLAGFLVIAYSLYAT, encoded by the coding sequence ATGACGAGTCCTGCCGTCGACGAGCCAACGATTATGATCGCGCTGACCGTCGTCAAAACGCTCGTACTGATCGTTGGCGGCGTGATCACGTACTTCGCGTACAAAGCCTATCGGCGCACGCGCCAGCGGCCACTTGGCTATTTAGCCGGCGGATTCGGGCTCGTGACGCTCGGGTTCGTCCTGGCAGGACTTTCGACGGAACTCATTGGTGTCTCACTCGAGGGTGGTATTATTCTGGAAAGTCTACTCGTGCTGGCTGGGTTTCTCGTGATTGCGTACTCGCTGTATGCGACGTAG
- a CDS encoding CDGSH iron-sulfur domain-containing protein, producing the protein MTRLVELEATGPRKLTPDDIDDAHGDVAVCQCGLSASFPFCDGSHRQTTAEDADTTYTYENGERRVVDCVQTSACTADATADDDSDSDR; encoded by the coding sequence ATGACCCGACTTGTCGAACTCGAGGCAACTGGCCCGCGAAAACTGACGCCGGACGACATTGACGATGCACACGGTGACGTTGCAGTCTGTCAGTGTGGCCTCTCGGCGTCGTTTCCGTTCTGTGATGGCAGTCACCGCCAAACGACAGCAGAAGATGCCGACACGACGTACACCTACGAAAACGGTGAGCGGCGAGTCGTCGACTGTGTCCAGACGAGTGCGTGCACCGCCGACGCCACCGCTGACGATGACAGCGACAGTGACCGGTAA
- a CDS encoding DUF7091 family protein produces MADRRRLERFLRSRLQDAGEQYEQLRDSTDSQLEEAREAYERAKNARELPADEEGRVKLVCRRYAEQRAAMLDEEYRPACYEAGHPDCEGCAEDVQAGRIETW; encoded by the coding sequence ATGGCGGATCGGCGTCGGCTCGAGCGGTTCCTGCGGTCGAGACTGCAGGACGCAGGAGAGCAGTACGAGCAACTGCGCGATTCGACGGATAGCCAACTCGAGGAGGCACGCGAGGCCTATGAGCGGGCGAAAAACGCGCGGGAGTTGCCCGCGGACGAGGAGGGACGAGTAAAACTCGTCTGTCGGCGCTATGCCGAGCAGCGGGCGGCGATGCTCGATGAGGAGTATCGCCCGGCGTGTTACGAGGCGGGACATCCGGATTGTGAGGGCTGTGCAGAGGACGTCCAGGCCGGGCGAATCGAGACCTGGTGA